In Nicotiana tabacum cultivar K326 chromosome 21, ASM71507v2, whole genome shotgun sequence, one DNA window encodes the following:
- the LOC107776609 gene encoding NEDD8-activating enzyme E1 regulatory subunit AXR1-like isoform X1: MAEPKVKYDRQLRIWGEQGQAALEKASICLLNCGPTGSETLKNLVLGGVGSITVVDGSKVEVGDLGNNFMVDEASVGQSKAKCVCAFLQELNDAVKAKFIEEHPEELIETNPSFFSQFTLVIATQLVEDSMVKLDRICREANIILLFARSYGLMGLVRISVKEHTVIESKPDHFLDDLRLNNPWPELRRFAETIDLNTTDAVVHKHTPYIIILVKLAEEWANAHGGNLPSTREEKRQFKDLIKSKMITADEENYKEAVEASYKLFSPQGTGPNLQKIIDDSCTEVDSSSSDFWVMVAALKEFIANEGGGETPLEGSIPDMTSSTELYINLQKTYQAKAEADFLVMEQKVRNLLKKIGRDPASISKANIKSFCKNARKLAVCRYRLIEDEFTSPVQPELQKYLTDEDYGTLQEANSLKVLPENTAVGLYILLRAADRFAANYNKFPGQFDGEMDEDISRLKITAVGLLNDLGCNGSALSEDLINEMCRYGASELHAVAAFVGGVASQEVIKLITRQFIPMSGTFIFNGIDHKSQLLLL, from the exons ATGGCGGAACCCAAAGTCAAATACGATCGTCAGCTCAG GATATGGGGTGAGCAAGGACAAGCTGCACTGGAGAAAGCCAGTATCTGCTTACTCAACTGTGGTCCAACTGGTTCTGaaactttgaaaaatcttgtTCTTGGTGGGGTTGGAAGTATCACTGTTGTTGATGGTTCTAAGGTTGAAGTGGGTGATCTTGGAAATAATTTTATGG TTGATGAAGCAAGTGTTGGACAATCGAAGGCAAAGTGTGTGTGTGCATTTCTTCAAGAGCTAAATGATGCTGTTAAAGCCAAGTTTATAGAAGAACATCCGGAGGAACTAATTGAGACAAATCCATCATTCTTTTCTCAGTTTACTTTGGTCATAGCTACACAG CTGGTTGAAGATTCCATGGTGAAATTGGATAGAATCTGTCGGGAGgcaaatattattttattatttgcacGATCATACGGCCTCATGGGTCTTGTCAGGATCAGTGTGAAG GAACATACAGTAATTGAATCGAAGCCTGATCATTTTCTAGATGATCTACGGCTTAATAACCCATGGCCAGAACTTCGGAG ATTTGCAGAGACAATTGATTTGAACACAACTGATGCTGTGGTTCATAAACACACACCATATATTATTATCCTAGTTAAACTGGCGGAGGAATGGGCAAATGCTCATGGTGGAAATCTTCCTTCTACCAGAGAAGAGAAAAGGCAATTCAAg GATTTAATTAAGTCCAAGATGATCACAGCGGATGAAGAAAACTACAAAGAAGCCGTGGAAGCTTCATACAAGCTCTTTTCTCCACAAGGGACTG GTCCAAACCTACAGAAAATTATTGATGACAGCTGTACAGAAGTTGATTCCAGTTCATCTGATTTTTGGGTGATGGTAGCAGCCCTGAAG GAATTCATAGCTAATGAAGGTGGTGGAGAGACACCTCTTGAGGGGTCAATACCAGATATGACATCATCAACTGA ATTGTACATAAACCTGCAAAAAACTTACCAAGCCAAGGCCGAGGCTGATTTTCTTGTTATGGAGCAGAAGGTCAGGAATTTACTCAAGAAAATCGGTAGAGATCCAGCCAGCATCTCCAAGGCAAATATAAAGAGCTTCTGTAAAAATGCAAGGAAGCTTGCT GTTTGCAGATATCGCCTCATTGAGGATGAGTTCACCTCTCCTGTCCAACCTGAGTTACAGAAGTATTTGACAGATGAGGATTATGG GACCTTGCAAGAAGCCAACTCTCTTAAAGTACTTCCTGAAAA TACTGCTGTGGGTCTTTATATTCTTCTTCGAGCAGCTGATCGGTTTGCTGCAAATTATAACAAATTTCCTGGCCAATTTGACGG TGAGATGGATGAGGATATATCTCGGTTGAAAATTACAGCTGTTGGCCTACTCAATGATCTCGGTTGCAATGGCTCCGCCTTATCAGAGGACCTTATTAATGAGATGTGCCGGTATGGTGCTTCGGAGCTTCATGCTGTGGCGGCCTTCGTCGGAGGAGTTGCATCACAAGAAGTGATCAAG CTCATCACTAGACAATTCATTCCCATGTCTGGGACTTTCATCTTTAATGGCATTGATCACAAGTCTCAGCTGCTGTTGTTATAG
- the LOC107776609 gene encoding NEDD8-activating enzyme E1 regulatory subunit AXR1-like isoform X2: protein MAEPKVKYDRQLRIWGEQGQAALEKASICLLNCGPTGSETLKNLVLGGVGSITVVDGSKVEVGDLGNNFMVDEASVGQSKAKCVCAFLQELNDAVKAKFIEEHPEELIETNPSFFSQFTLVIATQLVEDSMVKLDRICREANIILLFARSYGLMGLVRISVKEHTVIESKPDHFLDDLRLNNPWPELRRFAETIDLNTTDAVVHKHTPYIIILVKLAEEWANAHGGNLPSTREEKRQFKDLIKSKMITADEENYKEAVEASYKLFSPQGTGPNLQKIIDDSCTEVDSSSSDFWVMVAALKEFIANEGGGETPLEGSIPDMTSSTELYINLQKTYQAKAEADFLVMEQKVRNLLKKIGRDPASISKANIKSFCKNARKLAVCRYRLIEDEFTSPVQPELQKYLTDEDYGTAVGLYILLRAADRFAANYNKFPGQFDGEMDEDISRLKITAVGLLNDLGCNGSALSEDLINEMCRYGASELHAVAAFVGGVASQEVIKLITRQFIPMSGTFIFNGIDHKSQLLLL from the exons ATGGCGGAACCCAAAGTCAAATACGATCGTCAGCTCAG GATATGGGGTGAGCAAGGACAAGCTGCACTGGAGAAAGCCAGTATCTGCTTACTCAACTGTGGTCCAACTGGTTCTGaaactttgaaaaatcttgtTCTTGGTGGGGTTGGAAGTATCACTGTTGTTGATGGTTCTAAGGTTGAAGTGGGTGATCTTGGAAATAATTTTATGG TTGATGAAGCAAGTGTTGGACAATCGAAGGCAAAGTGTGTGTGTGCATTTCTTCAAGAGCTAAATGATGCTGTTAAAGCCAAGTTTATAGAAGAACATCCGGAGGAACTAATTGAGACAAATCCATCATTCTTTTCTCAGTTTACTTTGGTCATAGCTACACAG CTGGTTGAAGATTCCATGGTGAAATTGGATAGAATCTGTCGGGAGgcaaatattattttattatttgcacGATCATACGGCCTCATGGGTCTTGTCAGGATCAGTGTGAAG GAACATACAGTAATTGAATCGAAGCCTGATCATTTTCTAGATGATCTACGGCTTAATAACCCATGGCCAGAACTTCGGAG ATTTGCAGAGACAATTGATTTGAACACAACTGATGCTGTGGTTCATAAACACACACCATATATTATTATCCTAGTTAAACTGGCGGAGGAATGGGCAAATGCTCATGGTGGAAATCTTCCTTCTACCAGAGAAGAGAAAAGGCAATTCAAg GATTTAATTAAGTCCAAGATGATCACAGCGGATGAAGAAAACTACAAAGAAGCCGTGGAAGCTTCATACAAGCTCTTTTCTCCACAAGGGACTG GTCCAAACCTACAGAAAATTATTGATGACAGCTGTACAGAAGTTGATTCCAGTTCATCTGATTTTTGGGTGATGGTAGCAGCCCTGAAG GAATTCATAGCTAATGAAGGTGGTGGAGAGACACCTCTTGAGGGGTCAATACCAGATATGACATCATCAACTGA ATTGTACATAAACCTGCAAAAAACTTACCAAGCCAAGGCCGAGGCTGATTTTCTTGTTATGGAGCAGAAGGTCAGGAATTTACTCAAGAAAATCGGTAGAGATCCAGCCAGCATCTCCAAGGCAAATATAAAGAGCTTCTGTAAAAATGCAAGGAAGCTTGCT GTTTGCAGATATCGCCTCATTGAGGATGAGTTCACCTCTCCTGTCCAACCTGAGTTACAGAAGTATTTGACAGATGAGGATTATGG TACTGCTGTGGGTCTTTATATTCTTCTTCGAGCAGCTGATCGGTTTGCTGCAAATTATAACAAATTTCCTGGCCAATTTGACGG TGAGATGGATGAGGATATATCTCGGTTGAAAATTACAGCTGTTGGCCTACTCAATGATCTCGGTTGCAATGGCTCCGCCTTATCAGAGGACCTTATTAATGAGATGTGCCGGTATGGTGCTTCGGAGCTTCATGCTGTGGCGGCCTTCGTCGGAGGAGTTGCATCACAAGAAGTGATCAAG CTCATCACTAGACAATTCATTCCCATGTCTGGGACTTTCATCTTTAATGGCATTGATCACAAGTCTCAGCTGCTGTTGTTATAG